Proteins from a genomic interval of uncultured Desulfuromusa sp.:
- a CDS encoding ParB/RepB/Spo0J family partition protein: MSKTETDNAIFAKIPLDQLMVTEQNARQFNDNNSRLRLSKFNELVASIREQGIIEPVVVREIADDQYQIIAGERRYRAAAKVAADAGIAPFYYHVPCMVRQANDDEAFDLALIENLQREDLSPFEAASAFKDYLDRHTDNPDSVSDLAARTGIPAHAIRRQVRLLNLPTEVLNVWGDGTITTTHVEALTRIDDRDICLQVLGECLRRKLSARELREHINGISPDLDKGFFDKTECQTCPSNTSLQSGLFAEEETDGKCINPSCFEKKQSYFLTENWFKSKAAEKYGTRGFRFGHRLGQESREPIVAETAERCLGCDQFISVLRLTGMVVSMYERTCVGPRECFEELYRQPVDTNEVEKQEVEEIEATRTTTEDLEKSADDIIKKDDKKKPVTKKKTAASKPENGPVFSAQRAEKHREIFFANRLPALLATTSPDQAKSQRLVVLALALTSSAARTELVAALGSNGTAEDLAEKIFEIPLEDLPGQIQRLAIAQVMSTSYSNNSTPAVRQIVGKNYGLELHKDWQLTEDYLRDLKKAEIVKVGEEERINLWNDEKVQSFRRENYPNKALMALKRDELIDVIFNSCADLAGRVPKEILGEKK, encoded by the coding sequence ATGAGTAAAACGGAAACGGACAACGCTATATTTGCAAAGATTCCCCTGGATCAGTTGATGGTCACAGAGCAAAATGCCCGGCAATTTAATGACAATAACAGCCGACTGAGACTGTCTAAATTCAATGAACTGGTCGCTTCGATCCGGGAACAAGGCATCATTGAACCTGTCGTGGTGCGGGAAATTGCAGACGATCAATATCAGATTATTGCAGGAGAGCGGCGCTACCGTGCCGCTGCGAAAGTTGCAGCTGATGCCGGTATTGCTCCATTTTACTATCATGTTCCTTGCATGGTTCGCCAGGCTAATGATGATGAGGCTTTTGATCTGGCGCTGATTGAAAATCTGCAACGTGAAGATCTGTCACCATTTGAAGCGGCATCAGCATTCAAAGACTATCTTGATCGGCATACTGACAATCCTGACTCCGTTTCAGATTTGGCCGCTCGAACCGGAATACCTGCTCATGCCATCCGGCGCCAGGTGCGTTTGCTCAATCTACCGACAGAAGTCCTTAACGTCTGGGGTGATGGCACAATTACCACCACCCACGTTGAAGCTTTAACCCGGATTGATGATCGTGATATCTGCTTGCAAGTGCTGGGTGAGTGCCTGCGGCGCAAACTCTCAGCCCGTGAATTACGGGAACACATCAACGGAATATCTCCAGATCTCGATAAAGGTTTTTTTGACAAGACCGAATGTCAGACCTGCCCTTCCAATACCAGCCTGCAATCAGGCCTGTTTGCAGAAGAAGAAACAGATGGAAAATGCATCAATCCATCGTGCTTCGAAAAAAAGCAGAGCTATTTTCTGACGGAAAACTGGTTCAAGAGTAAAGCTGCTGAAAAATACGGGACCAGAGGATTCCGTTTCGGTCATCGGCTGGGGCAGGAATCACGTGAACCAATTGTTGCGGAAACCGCAGAGCGTTGCCTTGGTTGCGACCAGTTTATCAGCGTTCTGCGGTTGACCGGCATGGTTGTTTCTATGTATGAGCGCACCTGCGTTGGTCCCCGCGAATGTTTCGAAGAGCTCTATCGGCAACCAGTTGACACAAATGAGGTCGAAAAACAGGAAGTCGAAGAGATTGAAGCGACTAGGACAACCACGGAAGATCTGGAGAAAAGTGCTGACGACATAATTAAAAAGGACGACAAAAAGAAACCCGTTACAAAGAAAAAAACCGCTGCGAGCAAGCCGGAAAATGGACCTGTTTTTTCAGCTCAACGCGCTGAAAAACATCGTGAAATATTCTTTGCCAACCGGCTTCCGGCATTATTAGCCACAACATCACCGGATCAAGCCAAAAGTCAGAGACTGGTCGTGTTGGCTCTGGCCCTCACATCCTCAGCCGCCCGGACAGAACTGGTCGCAGCGTTGGGAAGTAACGGCACCGCTGAAGACTTGGCGGAAAAGATTTTTGAAATTCCTCTGGAAGATCTCCCCGGGCAGATCCAGCGTCTCGCCATCGCTCAGGTTATGAGCACATCCTATAGTAACAACAGTACCCCGGCAGTGCGCCAGATTGTCGGCAAAAACTACGGCCTGGAACTGCATAAAGACTGGCAACTGACTGAAGATTATCTACGGGATCTGAAAAAAGCTGAGATTGTAAAAGTTGGTGAAGAAGAACGGATCAACCTTTGGAATGATGAAAAGGTTCAGTCTTTCCGGCGTGAAAACTATCCCAATAAGGCACTGATGGCGCTCAAGCGTGACGAGCTTATAGATGTCATTTTTAACAGCTGTGCCGACCTGGCCGGTCGGGTGCCGAAAGAAATTCTCGGGGAGAAAAAGTAA
- a CDS encoding phage/plasmid primase, P4 family: MSDDFKVVDIKKAVADRVQTEAADLVDSAGDSEITEKFVLDCLRANERGDGLLFIAIHRHRFLYNNAAAEWMHWTGHHWERDVMGHHHRAVEDVSLKYLEIAFGLKGRIDKAIRDEDGQLAKQLGETRTNLFKRVSKLRSSSGCETCLKFARLNIDPLAIHGKEIDTNPWLLATKNGVIDLRNGIHSPGNPEDYLLKASPIEWKGLDEECPLFNKFLLEVFNGDQEVVDYVIRLFGYGLTGLVTEHIFPVLQGQGRNGKSVLVDLIRYVLGELAGPIESEMLLDQGRSKSSAGPSPDIMRLKGMRIAFASETDEGRKFSSARVKWLTGGDPLVGRNPHDKYPTDFDPTHLLILLTNSKPHAHGDDFAFWERMHLIFFGLSFVNREPKAENERQANKGLIEELKKEAPGILAKLVRGCLDWKKKGLNPPAIVKDATASYRRDEDLIAGFIEDCCEESADGSCGSTDAYKAFENWYRLEVGHKVPSQKVFGQLMGKKFERAKSGGKKIYRGLVIIDHGQDSFGEKEY; this comes from the coding sequence ATGTCTGACGATTTCAAGGTTGTCGATATTAAAAAAGCTGTTGCTGATCGGGTGCAGACAGAGGCTGCTGATCTTGTTGACTCGGCAGGTGATAGCGAGATCACGGAGAAATTCGTGCTCGATTGTCTCAGGGCAAATGAGCGTGGAGATGGTCTACTTTTCATCGCCATCCACCGGCATCGGTTTCTTTATAACAATGCCGCCGCAGAGTGGATGCACTGGACTGGCCACCATTGGGAACGTGATGTGATGGGGCACCATCACCGTGCTGTTGAAGATGTCTCTCTCAAATATCTTGAAATAGCTTTTGGGCTGAAGGGGAGAATTGATAAAGCCATTCGTGATGAAGATGGCCAGCTGGCTAAGCAGTTGGGAGAAACCAGAACCAACCTGTTCAAGCGGGTGAGCAAACTAAGGTCCTCAAGCGGATGTGAAACCTGTTTAAAGTTCGCCCGTCTTAACATCGACCCACTTGCCATTCACGGCAAAGAGATTGATACCAATCCATGGCTTTTGGCGACAAAGAACGGCGTAATTGATCTGCGCAACGGAATCCATTCACCAGGAAATCCAGAAGACTATCTACTTAAAGCCAGCCCAATCGAGTGGAAAGGTCTTGATGAAGAATGCCCACTATTCAATAAATTTTTGCTTGAAGTTTTTAACGGTGATCAGGAGGTGGTTGATTATGTCATTCGGCTGTTCGGCTATGGACTCACAGGTCTGGTCACCGAGCATATTTTTCCTGTGCTCCAGGGACAAGGGAGAAACGGGAAGAGCGTCCTGGTTGATCTGATCCGCTACGTCCTTGGCGAACTGGCTGGACCGATCGAGTCTGAAATGCTTCTCGATCAAGGCCGCTCAAAAAGTTCAGCAGGGCCCAGCCCTGACATTATGCGGCTCAAAGGTATGCGGATCGCCTTCGCCAGTGAAACCGATGAAGGCCGCAAATTTTCCAGCGCAAGAGTCAAATGGCTGACCGGTGGGGATCCCCTGGTTGGCCGGAATCCCCACGATAAATATCCGACCGACTTCGATCCAACACATTTGCTGATCTTGTTGACCAACAGCAAGCCACACGCCCATGGAGATGATTTCGCATTTTGGGAGCGGATGCACCTGATTTTCTTCGGTCTCAGCTTCGTCAATCGTGAACCAAAAGCAGAAAATGAACGGCAGGCTAACAAAGGGTTGATCGAAGAACTCAAAAAAGAAGCTCCTGGAATATTGGCAAAGCTGGTTCGTGGTTGCCTTGATTGGAAAAAAAAAGGGCTCAACCCGCCAGCGATCGTCAAGGATGCAACCGCAAGTTACCGCCGTGATGAAGACCTGATCGCCGGGTTCATTGAAGATTGCTGTGAAGAATCTGCTGACGGAAGCTGCGGATCCACAGACGCATATAAAGCATTCGAAAACTGGTACCGCCTTGAAGTCGGTCACAAAGTCCCGTCACAAAAGGTTTTTGGACAGCTGATGGGGAAAAAATTCGAACGGGCAAAGAGCGGTGGAAAGAAGATCTATCGCGGCCTGGTCATCATCGATCATGGTCAGGATTCCTTTGGAGAAAAGGAATATTAG
- a CDS encoding HNH endonuclease, translating into MITFWEQHHGPVPEGMVISFIDGNKLNCVVKNLELLTMKQNAILNRLGIRYVPDEMRTASRALAELASKTRERAKDLRP; encoded by the coding sequence ATTATCACGTTTTGGGAACAGCACCATGGTCCTGTCCCTGAAGGGATGGTCATTTCTTTTATCGATGGCAACAAGTTGAACTGTGTGGTCAAGAATCTGGAGTTATTGACGATGAAGCAGAATGCGATCCTGAACCGATTAGGTATCCGTTATGTCCCTGATGAGATGCGGACTGCGTCGAGGGCTTTAGCTGAATTGGCATCAAAGACCAGAGAGCGTGCAAAGGATTTAAGGCCATGA
- a CDS encoding phage regulatory CII family protein, whose translation MESHEAMRLTVGTDALKVAKRLGRSTSLISKWCEPSTDFSDSGALNPLDRLEMTIEVALNEGRKSGEAFAPIYYLSQRFGGLFLPPVKHQVNTLEYSKQLCGAVKEAGEAFAAAAEALEDDVLSNNERRRISKELHEALAAMAAFARLVDGQGRG comes from the coding sequence ATGGAATCGCACGAGGCAATGAGATTAACGGTCGGGACGGATGCGCTGAAGGTTGCGAAGCGCTTGGGCAGATCGACCAGCTTGATAAGCAAGTGGTGTGAGCCCTCGACGGACTTTTCTGATAGTGGGGCTTTGAACCCGTTGGATCGGCTGGAGATGACAATTGAGGTGGCTCTGAATGAGGGCCGCAAGTCGGGTGAGGCTTTTGCTCCAATCTATTATCTGTCCCAGCGTTTTGGTGGTTTGTTTCTTCCGCCTGTGAAGCACCAGGTGAACACTCTTGAATACAGCAAGCAGTTGTGCGGTGCAGTGAAAGAGGCTGGCGAGGCTTTTGCGGCAGCGGCTGAGGCTTTGGAAGATGATGTTTTGAGTAATAACGAGCGGCGGCGGATCAGTAAGGAGCTGCATGAGGCGTTGGCGGCTATGGCTGCGTTTGCGCGGTTGGTTGATGGACAGGGGAGGGGCTGA
- a CDS encoding helix-turn-helix transcriptional regulator, whose translation MVETVIAKNMKVVMAEKNMRNVDLYRKTSVPMSRIGDILRGRVLNPRINTMVSLADGLGVTIDSLVKDKEVVNS comes from the coding sequence ATGGTTGAAACAGTGATCGCAAAAAATATGAAGGTCGTCATGGCGGAAAAAAACATGAGGAATGTTGATCTGTATAGAAAGACCTCGGTTCCGATGTCGAGAATTGGGGACATTCTACGTGGGCGAGTCTTGAATCCCCGGATCAACACCATGGTCAGCCTGGCGGATGGACTGGGTGTGACGATTGATTCTTTGGTCAAGGATAAAGAGGTTGTGAACAGCTGA
- a CDS encoding helix-turn-helix domain-containing protein, with the protein MATIDKIVQRMVVACGVKNPAQMCDFIGIDRSSVSKWKTRKNVPNGSILKVSEKTGASIEWIKTGQGKKISDTVRRGVEYIKLSPEEATEADKELLRLSGATAALDLLKESVIDVVTSLREKGQINDWPASRIAEMVAIVYQGNWEDKEKKAKTAMAGKARKTENS; encoded by the coding sequence ATGGCAACAATAGATAAAATAGTTCAAAGGATGGTTGTGGCTTGTGGCGTCAAAAACCCTGCACAAATGTGTGATTTTATTGGGATTGACAGAAGCTCTGTAAGCAAATGGAAAACAAGAAAAAATGTGCCGAATGGCAGCATCTTGAAAGTATCTGAGAAAACAGGTGCCTCAATTGAATGGATAAAAACCGGCCAAGGTAAAAAAATATCAGATACTGTCCGCAGAGGTGTCGAGTATATAAAGCTTTCCCCGGAGGAAGCCACTGAGGCTGACAAAGAATTATTGCGCCTCTCCGGAGCAACTGCAGCCCTTGATTTGCTGAAAGAATCAGTGATTGATGTTGTGACCAGCTTAAGGGAAAAAGGTCAGATAAATGATTGGCCAGCCTCAAGAATTGCTGAGATGGTAGCAATTGTTTACCAAGGAAATTGGGAGGATAAAGAAAAGAAAGCCAAGACTGCAATGGCGGGTAAGGCCAGAAAGACTGAAAACAGTTAG
- a CDS encoding PEP-CTERM sorting domain-containing protein — protein sequence MNATSKKISILFFTILTFCTTAYSAPLLLGNYSFSIHSAGSNSTPWPTVPFHMELTNEVPLLFSFSLDQNNPTNPFGFFEYQLATLVFHNETGIAKIFDNDNDQNFTGIVDLLTNETQNNIYLQSHTIDINGNIAGGFGTTKSDFSPETSLLSGQTDFSNYDISSIALQIDRIENDYYKLVSDATGENLGYHTEFGFDIEWNIYGEEIPSPVPEPSTLILFAIGFGSVALFCRYKRHQ from the coding sequence ATGAACGCCACGAGTAAAAAAATCAGCATACTTTTTTTTACCATTCTAACATTTTGTACGACTGCCTACAGTGCACCATTACTTTTAGGTAATTATTCCTTTTCGATTCATTCCGCCGGGAGTAATTCAACCCCATGGCCAACAGTGCCATTTCACATGGAGCTGACCAACGAGGTGCCTCTGCTCTTTAGCTTCAGTCTCGACCAAAACAATCCAACCAACCCTTTTGGCTTTTTCGAATATCAACTCGCAACACTTGTTTTTCATAATGAGACAGGAATCGCCAAAATTTTTGATAACGACAATGATCAAAACTTCACAGGCATTGTTGATCTATTAACAAATGAAACCCAAAATAATATTTATTTACAATCCCACACCATAGACATAAATGGAAATATTGCTGGAGGTTTTGGAACAACAAAAAGCGATTTTTCCCCAGAGACTTCTCTTTTGAGCGGACAGACTGATTTTTCTAACTACGACATCAGCAGTATCGCATTGCAAATAGATAGGATTGAAAATGATTACTACAAATTAGTAAGTGATGCTACAGGTGAAAACCTTGGTTATCATACTGAATTTGGGTTTGACATCGAATGGAATATTTATGGTGAAGAGATTCCCTCACCAGTCCCTGAACCATCAACACTCATTCTGTTTGCAATTGGGTTTGGATCTGTAGCTCTTTTCTGTCGATACAAAAGACACCAATAA
- a CDS encoding tyrosine-type recombinase/integrase, with product MAIRKHPTKGPGWWQIHISNGRKKKQDTYTYEGSEAEALAFESELRGIPTEASDQRLLDVIGRFLDWYHVNRAARSVKDCEATLPRIIARIGNKHLSLLRQADYNLYKQKRQDDGVSKRTVNIELTYLRALLRFAEDELKIPVGEYPKLYTKKQTAPPAKTPLTPYETAQLLEQLHGDKKTIAMLYSWCCLRRNEALTLKRENIDLSSGLIHIVAGKGGKNRVVPIVGDELKQRLASDCKGKKNTDYLFINKQTGKPYLNIKNSIKAAATRAEITKPIWNHLLRHSGATAALLAGMDLRTLQEFLGHSDIRMTEIYTHMSADMLKTGAEKLDALHKAAKQQVSEMSERTKSNKAKVIQINRKPPS from the coding sequence ATGGCCATCAGGAAACACCCGACAAAAGGCCCCGGCTGGTGGCAGATCCACATCAGCAATGGCCGTAAAAAGAAACAGGACACTTACACCTACGAAGGAAGCGAAGCTGAAGCACTGGCGTTTGAATCTGAGCTGCGCGGCATCCCAACAGAAGCCAGCGATCAGCGCCTCCTTGATGTGATCGGGAGGTTTTTGGACTGGTACCATGTCAACAGAGCAGCACGATCAGTCAAAGACTGCGAAGCAACCCTGCCGCGTATTATCGCCAGAATCGGCAACAAACACCTCAGCCTGTTACGTCAAGCTGACTATAATCTCTATAAACAAAAACGGCAGGACGATGGTGTCAGCAAAAGAACCGTCAACATTGAACTCACCTATCTGCGCGCCCTGCTGCGATTTGCGGAAGATGAGCTCAAGATCCCCGTTGGTGAATATCCCAAGCTCTACACCAAAAAGCAGACCGCGCCACCGGCAAAAACACCACTCACACCATACGAAACCGCCCAGCTCCTGGAACAACTCCATGGAGACAAAAAAACTATTGCCATGCTCTATTCATGGTGCTGTTTACGCCGCAATGAAGCCCTCACACTCAAACGTGAGAACATTGATCTCAGCTCCGGATTGATCCATATCGTAGCAGGAAAGGGCGGGAAAAACAGAGTTGTTCCCATTGTCGGAGACGAACTAAAGCAGCGCCTGGCATCCGACTGCAAAGGCAAGAAAAATACAGACTATCTGTTTATTAATAAACAGACGGGAAAACCCTACCTGAACATAAAAAATTCCATCAAAGCTGCTGCCACCAGAGCCGAAATAACAAAACCAATTTGGAATCACTTGCTACGCCACTCCGGAGCAACTGCAGCCTTGCTAGCCGGTATGGACTTGCGCACCCTGCAGGAATTTCTCGGTCATAGTGACATCAGAATGACAGAAATCTATACCCACATGAGCGCAGATATGCTAAAAACTGGGGCTGAAAAACTGGATGCCCTGCATAAAGCCGCCAAACAACAGGTGTCTGAAATGTCTGAACGAACAAAAAGCAATAAAGCAAAAGTAATTCAAATAAATAGGAAGCCCCCGTCCTAA
- a CDS encoding helix-turn-helix domain-containing protein, which yields MQTNKKSIGIRIKKVRTDIGVNQTEFGMQIGGLKKSAVSAYEQGDNFPPPDTMIKIAEAGNVTLDWLLTGKELHDPEQNPEYRRKVEAVNQIVAERTADLKLMQQVIEAVEEHLQNNQLTMPPAKIAELITVLYEETLESNNQQVNKGTVSRMIKLAT from the coding sequence ATGCAAACAAATAAAAAAAGTATCGGGATACGCATCAAAAAAGTGCGGACAGACATTGGAGTGAATCAAACAGAGTTCGGCATGCAAATTGGCGGACTCAAAAAAAGTGCCGTCTCCGCATACGAACAGGGCGATAATTTTCCACCGCCAGATACCATGATAAAAATCGCCGAGGCGGGAAATGTGACTCTTGATTGGCTTTTAACCGGCAAAGAACTACACGATCCCGAACAGAATCCTGAATATAGGCGCAAAGTTGAAGCCGTCAACCAGATTGTCGCTGAACGTACTGCCGACCTGAAACTGATGCAGCAGGTTATCGAAGCCGTTGAAGAGCACTTACAAAACAACCAGCTCACCATGCCACCAGCCAAAATCGCAGAGCTGATCACTGTGCTGTATGAAGAAACTTTAGAATCCAACAATCAACAGGTCAACAAGGGGACCGTTTCAAGGATGATAAAATTGGCCACATAG
- a CDS encoding type I restriction enzyme HsdR N-terminal domain-containing protein, producing MDLIDKLNELATRIHRQKDTVLTEEAAKTAFVLPFLQALGYDVFNPSEVIPELTADHGVKKGEKVDYAIRQGDRIVILIECKSIGTTLSTKCAGQLFRYFAVTEAKFGVLTDGIRYIFFSDLENENKMDDRPFFEFNLFQFNENQVDELKKFTKSSFDLDTIISTASNLKYHKALLAEIKTEFESPSDDLIRMLTSRVYQGRITQQVRDQFADLCYKAMRDYVREQVNDRLKSALETESIAEAPIVEKAGKPASDNEIETTPEEWEAYRIIQAIGAELVETEKITIRDAKSYCAILFEDNNRRPICRLYFGKTKISAGIFLPEGEENCPLEKVSTLYQHKDMIKAAIQQYL from the coding sequence ATGGACTTAATCGACAAATTAAATGAGCTTGCCACCAGAATACACCGCCAAAAAGACACAGTTCTCACGGAAGAAGCTGCCAAAACAGCCTTTGTTTTGCCTTTCCTCCAGGCCCTTGGCTATGACGTATTCAACCCGTCCGAAGTCATACCTGAGCTCACAGCAGACCATGGGGTTAAAAAAGGAGAAAAGGTTGATTATGCCATCAGGCAAGGTGACAGGATAGTAATCCTGATCGAATGCAAAAGCATTGGCACAACATTATCCACTAAATGCGCAGGCCAGCTTTTCAGGTATTTTGCAGTAACCGAAGCTAAATTTGGTGTATTGACAGATGGTATCCGCTATATCTTTTTCAGCGACCTCGAAAATGAAAACAAAATGGATGACAGGCCATTTTTCGAATTTAACCTATTTCAATTTAATGAGAATCAGGTTGACGAGTTAAAGAAATTCACAAAATCTTCTTTTGACCTCGACACGATCATCAGCACAGCAAGCAACCTCAAATATCACAAAGCCCTACTCGCAGAAATTAAAACTGAATTCGAATCACCAAGCGACGATCTTATCAGGATGCTTACCTCAAGGGTTTATCAAGGCCGCATTACTCAGCAAGTTCGCGACCAATTTGCAGACCTCTGTTACAAGGCCATGCGCGACTATGTTAGAGAGCAAGTTAATGACCGATTGAAGTCAGCTCTCGAAACTGAATCAATTGCAGAGGCTCCAATCGTTGAAAAAGCAGGAAAACCAGCATCTGATAATGAGATTGAAACAACCCCAGAAGAATGGGAAGCCTACAGGATCATTCAAGCCATCGGAGCGGAATTAGTAGAGACGGAAAAAATCACCATTCGCGATGCAAAAAGCTATTGCGCCATCCTTTTTGAAGACAACAATCGCCGGCCAATTTGCCGTCTCTATTTCGGAAAAACTAAAATATCAGCTGGTATCTTTCTGCCAGAAGGGGAAGAGAATTGCCCCCTGGAAAAAGTTTCAACGCTCTATCAGCACAAAGATATGATCAAAGCAGCTATCCAGCAATACCTTTGA